CGGCCTGCTTTTGATTGTCCCTGGCCAGGTCCAACATTTGATCCGTCATATCAAGCCCGTAAGCTTTGCCAGTCGGGCCCACGCGCCTTGCGGAAAGCAAGACGTCGATTCCGCCGCCCGATCCGAGATCCAGTACGACTTCCCCGGGATGGAGTTCTGCCAACGCCGTCGGATTCCCACAGCCCAACGACGCAGCCACGGCGACTCTGGGCAGTCCGTCCTGCTCCTCGGAGGAATAGAGCCCCGAGGTAATAGGATCGACGTTGACTAATGCGGGAATCGCCCCGCAGCAGGAACTTCCCCCCTTGGTGGCTCGCTCGGCTGCCGCCCCGTATTTTTCCTTCACCAGTTCGCGAATACCCTGTGCATCCATGGTAGACCTCCCGTATTGATCAACAATTCTTGATGCATAAGACACAAAAAAATATCAGCAACAGGTGCTGGAACGACGTACCCGGCGGGCTTCCTTGAGTGAGTCAATGACTGCTTCAAGCTCGTTCAATGTCTCGATCTGTAACCGATAATACATCCAACGTCCTTCGCGCCGATCCAAGATGAGTCCGGCGTCCTTGAGGACCTTGAGATGAAACGAGAGACGAGATTGTCCTGCGTCCAACGCCTCGGTCAGCTCGCATACGCACCGCTCGCCGTCCTTCAATTCCTCCAAGATGTCCAATCTCGTCGGATCAGCCAGGGCGTGGAAGAGCTCCGCTGCCCGCGCGGTATCCTTTACAACGCTCGTATTCATGAAAAGTAAATTACATCAACATTTCTTGATCAGTCAAGCGGATCGGGCTTGCCTGTTGCTCAAGCCGGCCCACTTTGTTAAGGTGTGCAGGCACGCGATCTTGTCCTTAGCCGAATCGAGCTTCCGCATGGTCTGGGATCCCAAGGATCCTTGGAGCAAAAAGGGCGATAAGTTCGATGACGCCTTCAAGCAGGCGCAGGGTCAATTTCGCCAGCTGATGCCCTCCGGCGGTCTTCGCAATTTCCTCCTCGTCACGCTCATCATCTTCCTCATCTGGCAAAGTGCCTTCATCGTCGGTCCCGACGAAGAAGGCGTGGTGAAGCGCTTCGGCGTGCCGGTCCGGGTCGTCGATCCCGGTCCTCACCTCAAAATTCCGGTCGTTGAAAGCGTTCTGCAACCGAAAGTCGCCAAACTTCACCGTGTCGAGGTCGGATTTCGCACCGATCGGCAAGGGCGGCAACAGATGGTTCCGCAGGAAGCGTTGATGCTGACCGGGGACATGAACATCCTCGCCATCGAATTCATTGTGCAATACAAGATCAAGAGCTCGCGCGAATACCTGTTCAACGTGGCCGACATCCACGACACAATCGGCAAAGCCGCGGAAGCCTCCATGCGCGAAGTCATCGGCAAGAGCAAAATCGACGAGGCGTTGACGACCGGGAAGGCACAGATTCAGCAGGACACGCAGGAACAGCTCCAACGTATCCTCGATCAGTATAAGACCGGCGTGCAGGTCGCGGCCGTTCAGCTGCAGGACGTGCATCCGCCGGAAGCCGTTGCCGCTGCCTTCAAGGACGTCACCAATGCCAAGGAAGACCGCGAGAAGCTGATCAACCAGGCTCAGGGCTACCGCAACGACATTATTCCCCGAGCAAAGGGCGAAGCGGCGCAGCTCGTGAACCAGGCAAAGGGCTACGCGCAAGCGCGCTTGAACCGCGCTCAAGGTGAAGCCAATCGCTTCCTCGCGACCTTGAAAGAGTACAACCAGGCCAAGGACATCATCAGCAAGCGAATCTATATCGAAACGCTCGAGGAGATCCTGCCCAACATCGACAAGTTCGTCCTCGACGGGAAAGGCGGCGACCGCGCTCTGCCCTATTTGCCCCTTGATCGTTTCGCCAAACCGGCGCCCGCACCGTCAAGCGGAGTACACGAACGGACGCAATGAGCAAACAAGGTTTCATTCTCGCATTCGTTGGCGTCTTGGTCGGGCTGCTCGTCCTTGGAGCCTCTCCGTTTTACATCGTGGACGTAACGCAAAATGCCATCGTGGTGCAATTGGGCAAGCCGGTCCGCAATGTGACCGAAGCGGGCTTGTACCTCAAGGTCCCCTTCATCGAGGAAGTGACCTACTTCGACAAGCGTCTGCTCGATTACGATTCCGATGCGCAGGATGTGATCACCCAAGACAAGAAGACCCTGTTGCTGGACAACTTCGCGAAATGGCGGATCACCGATCCGCTCAAGGTCTACCAGGCGTTCCAGAGCCAACGCGGGGCGCTGCAGCGGCTGCATGACATCATCTATTCCGAACTGCGCGTGGAACTCGGACGTCACGACCTGGCGGAAATCGTGTCCACCGCCCGAGCCGATCTGATGACGGTGGTGACCCAGCGATCCAACGAAAAAGCTTCGGCCTACGGCATCGAAATCCAGGATGTCCGGATCAAGCGGGCGGATTTGCCGGAACAGAACGAGAAGGCCGTGTTTGCTCGAATGCAGGCTGAGCGGGAACGCCAGGCCAAGCAGTATCGGGCCGAGGGAGCGGAAGAATCGCAGAAGATCAAGTCCGATGCGGAAAAGGATCGCGAAATCATCCTGGCAGAGGCGTATCGCGAATCAGAGGAACTGCGGGGAGGCGGCGATGCCAAGGCCTTTCACATCTATGCCGAGGCCTATCGGCAAGATCCTCATTTCTTCGAATTCACCCGGACCATGGATGCCTACCGCAAGACCTTCAAAGACAAGACCACCATTCTGGTCAGCCCCGACTCCGAGTTCTTCCGCTACCTCAAGCAGCATTGAATCGCTTACGACAGGCCGACGATCGTTCCGGAAATGGAATCGAAATCGATTCGCTCCCCGGCTGGTTTGGTCGGCAAGCCCGGCATCAACTGCATCCCCGAACAGATAGCAGTGAGAAACCCCGCCCCGCTCAGGATGCGGACCTCTTGAATCGGCACGATGAATCCCGACGGGCGTCCCTTCAGGCTTGGATCATGGGATAGGGACAACGGAGTCTTGGCCATGCAAATAGGCAGCTCGGCGCACCCGAGTTGCTCCGCCAACTTGATATCTGCTTCGGCCTGTTGACTGAACGAAACCCCTGACGCTCCATAGATGGTTGTCGCAATGGCCTCAATTTTTTTCTTGATTGGCCACGTCAGCTCGTACAGATGGCGAAACGCGGTCCCTTGCGACGCCGCCTTCACGACTGCTCGAGACAGCTCTTCAGACCCACGCCCCCCGTCAGCCCAATGCGTCGACACGGCCGCGTCAACCGCCCCGGCAGCCTGAGCCCGTTCTCGCACCCAGTTGAGTTCCTCGACCGGATCATCCTTGAAGGCATTGACCGCCACGACAACCGGTACGCCATGGGCGCGCACGTTGGCGATGTGCTGTTCCAGATTGCCGAATCCCTTTTCAAGCGCCGCCTGGTTAGGGCCCGTCAGTCCGCTCGGAAGCGGAACCCCCACCCTGACGATGCCGCCACCTCCATGAAGCTTCAACGCCCGGAGGGTCGCCACTACCACCGCAGCATCGGGGTAAAGCCCAGATGCGCGGCACTTAATGTTGAAGAATTTCTCCGCCCCCAAGTCACTCCCAAACCCCGCTTCCGTCACCACATAGTCGGCGCAGCGAAGGGCCAACTGGTCCGAGACGATGGAACAGTTCCCGTGTGCAATGTTTCCAAACGGCCCGGCATGTACGAAAGCCGGTGTCCCCTCAAGTGTCTGGACCAAATTGGGTAACAAGGCATCCTTCAGCAAGACCGCCATCGACCCGACACAATTGAAATCTCTCGCACGAAGCACCTTGCCATCCTTCGTCACTCCGACAAGAATGTTCCCAAGACGGTGCTTGAGGTCGGCGTAATCGGTGGCCAATGCAAGGACGGCCATAATTTCTGATGCTTCGGTAATCACAAACCGCCCATGCCGCCCGCCGGTTCCCTCCCCCAAGGCAACCTCTCGAAGGGCTCGGTCACTCACACCCAGCGTCCTCGGCCAATGGACGGTTTGGGGATCAAGGTTGAGGCTATTGCCGTGAAAGAGATGGTTGTCGACAAAGGCGGACAGGAGATTGTGCGCCGACGAAACGGCATGGGCATCCCCTGTAAAGTGCAGATTGATATCCTCCATCGGATAGACCTGCGCTCGACCACCCCCCGTTCCCCCGCCCTTGATCCCAAACACCGGACCGAGCGAAGGCTGGCGGAGTGTCACGGCAGCCCGATGGCCAAGTCGGCAGAGCCCCATACCCAGCCCAATGGACGTCGTGGTCTTCCCTTCGCCGAGTGGCGTGGGATTGATGGCAGTCACCAGCACATAGCGTCCCTTCGGACGAGTCCGGAGCGACTCGGTCAATCGAAGCGATAACTTGGCCTTGTACCGGCCGAACGAGATAAGGTCATCGGATGGAAGCCCCAACGCCTGTCCGATTTCGAAAATGTGCTTGGGTGTGATTGAGCGCGCAATCTCCAAATCCGTCATGCGTGATTCCCCATATCAGAGGTGGTCGAGCAGGAACGCGGGAGTATAGCAAAACCCTTGGAATGAACTAAACCGGACGGGATCTAAGATAGATGGAGCTGCTGTCTGGGGTAGAAGAAGTCAGCGATGGACCGTTACGGGCAGCCGTCGTCAGATCCAAGGGAGGGGAGGCCGATGTCACAAACTGCAGAAACCTACGAATTCTGAATTGGTGGACGGCTTAGTCGAGGATGAACTTGGTTGGGTCCAGTGCCTGACCGTTTTTCTTAACCATGTAGTGGAGGTGCGGACCAGTCGAAAGGCCGGTACTTCCGACGAGAGCCACCACTTCACCACGCTTCACCCGCTGGCCTTCCTTCACCAAGGCTTTAGCTAAGTGGCCGTAGACGGTTTCAATGCCATACCCGTGGTCTAGCTTGACCATGTTGCCCATCTTGGAATCAAAGCTCACCGAGATCACGCGGCCAAGGGCGGGAGCCTGGACAGGAGCATTTGCAGCAGCACCGATATCCAGCCCGTCATGCCAGGCTGGTTTCTCCGTGAAGGGGGAAACCCGGGGACCAAAGCCTGACGTTACCCAACCGCGAACCGGCCAGATGGAAGGGGTCGAGGCCCACTGGGTCGACCGCTGCTCGGCAACTTCAGTCAACTCCTGGAGTACCCGCTCTTCCAGAGACGCTTCCTTGGCTAGAGCACTGATGCTGTCGCGGACCTGCTGGGCGATCACTTCAGCATCTTCAGCAGTCACGTTTGCATCCAACCCATTGGAATCTTTGAATTCTGAGATTTGTTGACGGGGATCGTTGCCGGAGGTCAGGTTCGAGGAGTTCGTTGCATTTCCCTTACTATCGGGAAGGGGCAACTCTTCACCACCTCGGCCATTGGCCAAGTCACCGGTCTGCTTCGTGGCGTCAATACCAAGCATGACGCGGAGGCGCTGGTTGACTTCACCCATTGCCGCCAGACGCTTCTTCAGGTCGTCGATGGCGCTGGAGAAAGCCGCCGT
This Nitrospiraceae bacterium DNA region includes the following protein-coding sequences:
- a CDS encoding M23 family metallopeptidase, coding for MSQQATETSDAYTVVVFRGSSSKPLRFSFPRKFVRKLLILSAILVVADLLVISHYVIRTGEVWQLSAFRAEAMSAREQTAAFSSAIDDLKKRLAAMGEVNQRLRVMLGIDATKQTGDLANGRGGEELPLPDSKGNATNSSNLTSGNDPRQQISEFKDSNGLDANVTAEDAEVIAQQVRDSISALAKEASLEERVLQELTEVAEQRSTQWASTPSIWPVRGWVTSGFGPRVSPFTEKPAWHDGLDIGAAANAPVQAPALGRVISVSFDSKMGNMVKLDHGYGIETVYGHLAKALVKEGQRVKRGEVVALVGSTGLSTGPHLHYMVKKNGQALDPTKFILD
- a CDS encoding protease modulator HflC; amino-acid sequence: MSKQGFILAFVGVLVGLLVLGASPFYIVDVTQNAIVVQLGKPVRNVTEAGLYLKVPFIEEVTYFDKRLLDYDSDAQDVITQDKKTLLLDNFAKWRITDPLKVYQAFQSQRGALQRLHDIIYSELRVELGRHDLAEIVSTARADLMTVVTQRSNEKASAYGIEIQDVRIKRADLPEQNEKAVFARMQAERERQAKQYRAEGAEESQKIKSDAEKDREIILAEAYRESEELRGGGDAKAFHIYAEAYRQDPHFFEFTRTMDAYRKTFKDKTTILVSPDSEFFRYLKQH
- a CDS encoding winged helix-turn-helix transcriptional regulator — encoded protein: MNTSVVKDTARAAELFHALADPTRLDILEELKDGERCVCELTEALDAGQSRLSFHLKVLKDAGLILDRREGRWMYYRLQIETLNELEAVIDSLKEARRVRRSSTCC
- a CDS encoding formate--tetrahydrofolate ligase, with protein sequence MTDLEIARSITPKHIFEIGQALGLPSDDLISFGRYKAKLSLRLTESLRTRPKGRYVLVTAINPTPLGEGKTTTSIGLGMGLCRLGHRAAVTLRQPSLGPVFGIKGGGTGGGRAQVYPMEDINLHFTGDAHAVSSAHNLLSAFVDNHLFHGNSLNLDPQTVHWPRTLGVSDRALREVALGEGTGGRHGRFVITEASEIMAVLALATDYADLKHRLGNILVGVTKDGKVLRARDFNCVGSMAVLLKDALLPNLVQTLEGTPAFVHAGPFGNIAHGNCSIVSDQLALRCADYVVTEAGFGSDLGAEKFFNIKCRASGLYPDAAVVVATLRALKLHGGGGIVRVGVPLPSGLTGPNQAALEKGFGNLEQHIANVRAHGVPVVVAVNAFKDDPVEELNWVRERAQAAGAVDAAVSTHWADGGRGSEELSRAVVKAASQGTAFRHLYELTWPIKKKIEAIATTIYGASGVSFSQQAEADIKLAEQLGCAELPICMAKTPLSLSHDPSLKGRPSGFIVPIQEVRILSGAGFLTAICSGMQLMPGLPTKPAGERIDFDSISGTIVGLS
- the hflK gene encoding FtsH protease activity modulator HflK, which encodes MVWDPKDPWSKKGDKFDDAFKQAQGQFRQLMPSGGLRNFLLVTLIIFLIWQSAFIVGPDEEGVVKRFGVPVRVVDPGPHLKIPVVESVLQPKVAKLHRVEVGFRTDRQGRQQMVPQEALMLTGDMNILAIEFIVQYKIKSSREYLFNVADIHDTIGKAAEASMREVIGKSKIDEALTTGKAQIQQDTQEQLQRILDQYKTGVQVAAVQLQDVHPPEAVAAAFKDVTNAKEDREKLINQAQGYRNDIIPRAKGEAAQLVNQAKGYAQARLNRAQGEANRFLATLKEYNQAKDIISKRIYIETLEEILPNIDKFVLDGKGGDRALPYLPLDRFAKPAPAPSSGVHERTQ